One window from the genome of Brachyhypopomus gauderio isolate BG-103 unplaced genomic scaffold, BGAUD_0.2 sc82, whole genome shotgun sequence encodes:
- the nop9 gene encoding nucleolar protein 9, with product MGTKGQTCFANPGRKRTRPNEGERRRKGPAADSSGEEHGGKKRLDAMSVGYFRRVSDRLNEEFPDDEERALFVENVLTEVKGKAGLIATDMTGSLTFQKLLSLADPAQVGSMLAELGGETGSEFKSISCDRCGGHVIESAIKQVARCTEGSTSKEKSSTSDEQEEAGADSCEMLEAQVLRLCEVVKENIVDFIKHPHGSHVLRTLIHVLSGCSVKEQSDAPPAKKQKRQEPEFTDYDAPTSFWWELKYLSDALMENVNVCATHPIASTVLQTLLVVCHRKRPVLGKKLNKGIMGYLTSLSSAPGISPLLVFLKDKCCSRLLQTVFQFSQKSLLRDTYKNHLKNQLMPLALHNFANYPVQTLTAASTNYKVFLKVFDELADGLEAILAAGHMGVMVQLVESCVQREERQAVMLQRLLQAFHCSEPATRHLSCLPLFLSLLTYEVYYNSETAEGDTAIKRPLSVCYHGSCLVQALACFKDRSVLMNSLHSLSPAELLTLGTHQMGSHALQGLITLSSDKGKTKIFRKLEGIYTQLACSKYGSRLLEAVWNSATISQRQSIAEQLVPHEPQLRSDQFARHVWAKFGLTHFQKRRGAWQELQSGESKKRRMFSDLLQ from the exons ATGGGAACGAAGGGCCAGACGTGTTTTGCTAACCCAGGACGGAAGAGGACGAGGCCCAATGAAGGCGAGCGGAGGCGAAAGGGACCCGCCGCCGACAGCAGCGGCGAGGAACACGGGGGGAAGAAGCGCCTTGACGCCATGTCGGTGGGCTACTTCCGCCGTGTGAGCGACAGACTGAACGAGGAGTTCCCGGATGACGAGGAGCGGG CTCTCTTTGTAGAAAACGTGCTAACTGAGGTCAAAGGGAAGGCCGGCCTTATTGCAACGGATATGACGGGCAGTCTGACTTTCCAGAAGCTGCTGTCATTGGCTGACCCTGCCCAGGTGGGGAGCATGCTGGCTGAGCTTGGTGGTGAGACAGGGTCAGAGTTCAAATCCATCTCGTGTGACCGATGTGGGGGTCATGTCATAGAAAGTGCCATAAAGCAGGTGGCCAGGTGCACAG AGGGCAGTACCTCCAAAGAGAAGAGTAGCACGTCAGATGAACAGGAAGAAGCAGGAGCAGATAGCTGTGAGATGCTGGAGGCTCAGGTGCTCCGTTTGTGTGAAGTTGTGAAGGAGAACATTGTGGATTTCATCAAACACCCTCACGGATCCCACGTGCTCCGGACCCTCATCCACGTGCTCAGTGGCTGTTCTGTTAAAGAGCAGTCAGACGCTCCTCCAG CAAAAAAGCAGAAAAGACAAGAACCTGAGTTTACAGACTATGATGCACCGACATCTTTTTGGTGGGAGTTAAAGTACCTTTCAGACGCTCTGATGGAAAATGTCAATG tatgtGCCACACATCCCATAGCCAGCACTGTGCTCCAGACCCTGCTGGTCGTCTGTCACAGGAAGAGACCCGTCCTGGGCAAGAAACTGAACAAGGGCATCATGGGATACCTGACCTCTCTCAGCTCAGCTCCTGGCATCAG TCCGCTCTTGGTGTTTCTCAAAGACAAGTGCTGCAGTCGTCTCCTTCAGACAGTGTTTCAGTTCTCTCAGAAGTCCCTTCTCAGGGACACCTACAAGAACCATCTCAAGAACCAGCTGATGCCTCTGGCTCTTCATAACTTCGCCAACTACCCTGTCCAGACCCTGACGGCAGCCTCCACCAATTACAAAGTG TTCCTGAAGGTGTTCGACGAGCTGGCAGACGGCTTGGAGGCCATCCTGGCCGCGGGACACATGGGCGTCATGGTGCAGCTGGTGGAGAGCTGCGTCCAGAGGGAGGAGCGTCAGGCCGTGATGTTGCAGCGCCTCCTTCAG gctttccACTGCAGTGAGCCAGCCACACGCCATCTCTCCTGcctccccctcttcctgtcCTTACTCACCTATGAGGTGTACTACAACTCTGAGACAGCAGAGGGCGACACTGCCATTAAG cgccccctgtctgtctgctacCACGGCTCCTGCCTGGTCCAGGCGCTGGCCTGCTTCAAGGACCGCTCGGTCCTGATGAACAGCCTGCACAGCCTCAGTCCGGCCGAGCTGCTGACCCTGGGCACGCACCAAATGGGGAGTCACGCCTTGCAAGGCCTCATCACTCTGTCCAGCGACAAAGGGAAGACCAAGATCTTCAGGAAGCTGGAG gGAATCTACACCCAGTTAGCCTGCTCCAAATATGGCAGCCGTCTGCTGGAGGCCGTGTGgaatagcgccaccatcagccAGAGACAGAGCATTGCAGAGCAGCTAG TTCCGCACGAGCCACAGTTGCGATCGGATCAGTTTGCCCGTCACGTCTGGGCCAAGTTCGGGCTGACCCACTTTCAGAAGAGACGTGGGGCGTGGCAGGAGCTTCAGTCCGGAGAGTCTAAGAAGAGACGGATGTTCAGTGACCTTCTCCAGTGA
- the tgm1l1 gene encoding protein-glutamine gamma-glutamyltransferase K, giving the protein MAELRTSVRNRSAVGRFQGATESNGQAVLEKEGGVKEVKQEGFCRRWLRKACPCCCRRQSTSCDVTSEKDADVAKDGETPSPTPDVPQPHVGDRELEGLALIVRSVDLLSSKSGQNRREHHTDKYHGDELIIRRGQTFQVALDLSRPFNVNTDKLQLDLKTGSQPLVSKGTHVIVPLVEELQDLCWEAKIVEQNGNRVKLSVNSPANAVIGKYQLTVATLCPERDSVTTHDPSKDVYILFNPWCEEDTVYMEKDEEKEEYVLNDIGRIYYGTEKQIGARTWNFGQFQEGILEASLYLLDKSEAFPAGRGDPVNVVRVISAMINAQDDYGVLVGNWSGDYEDGTSPTAWSGSVEILKKYHQEGGVPVRYGQCWVFSGVTTTVLRCLGIPTRSVTNFQSAHDTDVSLTIDVYFDENLEPINKLNLDAVWNFHVWNDCWMARPDLPPGLGGWQAVDSTPQETSQGTFRCGPASIAAVRSGQVYLSHDTPFVFAEVNSDKIYWQKNLDGTFTQFDQEKNVVGHCISTKAVGSDKRADITDLYKHPEGSDEERIAVETACRYGTKPFIYASPTAEDVSLEVKVEGEGPRMGSDAHLKIAVKNRSAQTRTATLHSQVAVMYYTGVLKDTVKREKLNVEVSPNEEKIIDWVLPYQDYKNLLVDQAVLMLTLSGRVSETKQVLASQTIFRLRTPDINIQPVGEAYVGQQASAQLQFTNPLPCTLHNVVLHVEGLGLRSRHPITVGDVAKHATVTVTDHFIPSLAGTRKLVASLDCKELTQVHGVADIVVRESK; this is encoded by the exons ATGGCCGAATTAAGGACATCAGTCAGAAACAGGTCGGCTGTAGGACGTTTCCAAGGAGCCACCGAGAGCAACGGACAGGCGGTCCTCGAGAAGGAGGGGGGCGTCAAGGAGGTGAAACAGGAGGGCTTCTGTCGCCGCTGGTTACGGAAGGCGTGCCCTTGTTGCTGCCGGCGACAGAGCACATCGTGCGACGTGACGAGTGAGAAAGATGCCGATGTCGCCAAGGACGGCGAGACACCGAGCCCGACCCCAGACGTCCCCCAGCCCCACGTAGGAGACAGAGAGCTGGAAG GTCTGGCTCTGATCGTGCGTTCTGTGGACCTGCTGAGTTCGAAGTCGGGACAGAACCGCAGGGAGCACCACACGGACAAGTACCACGGTGACGAGCTCATCATCCGGCGAGGACAGACCTTTCAAGTCGCGCTTGACCTCTCACGACCTTTCAACGTCAACACAGATAAACTACAGCTGGATCTGAAAACAG GGTCGCAGCCCTTGGTGTCAAAGGGCACGCACGTCATCGTTCCTCTGGTGGAGGAGCTGCAGGACTTGTGTTGGGAGGCCAAGATCGTGGAGCAGAACGGCAACCGGGTCAAGCTGTCCGTCAACTCGCCCGCCAACGCGGTCATCGGCAAGTACCAGCTCACCGTTGCAACCCTCTGTCCGGAGAGGGACTCGGTCACAACGCATGATCCCAGCAAAGATGTCTACATACTCTTCAACCCTTGGTGTGAAG agGACACAGTGTACATGGAGAAGgacgaggagaaggaggagtATGTCCTCAATGACATCGGGAGGATCTACTACGGCACAGAGAAGCAGATAGGAGCTCGTACGTGGAACTTTGGACAG TTTCAGGAAGGCATTCTGGAGGCCTCTCTGTATCTCCTGGATAAGAGTGAGGCTTTTCCAGCTGGTCGAGGAGACCCAGTGAACGTGGTGCGGGTCATCTCCGCTATG ATCAACGCTCAAGACGACTATGGGGTCCTGGTGGGTAACTGGTCAGGGGATTATGAAGACGGCACGTCTCCCACTGCCTGGAGCGGTAGTGTGGAAATCCTGAAGAAATATCACCAAGAAGGGGGCGTGCCTGTCAGATATGGCCAGTGCTGGGTGTTCTCTGGTGTCACCACgacag TACTGAGGTGTCTTGGTATTCCGACTCGCAGCGTAACAAATTTCCAGTCCGCTCACGACACAGACGTCTCCTTGACCATCGATGTGTATTTCGATGAGAATCTGGAGCCAATCAACAAACTCAACTTGGATGCAGTGTG GAACTTCCACGTGTGGAACGATTGCTGGATGGCTCGTCCCGATTTGCCCCCCGGCTTGGGAGGCTGGCAGGCTGTTGACTCCACCCCCCAGGAGACCAGCCAGGGAACGTTCCGCTGTGGCCCCGCCTCCATAGCGGCCGTGCGCTCGGGGCAGGTGTACTTGAGTCACGACACACCTTTTGTCTTCGCTGAG GTGAACAGTGATAAGATCTACTGGCAGAAGAACCTGGACGGGACCTTCACCCAGTTCGACCAGGAGAAGAACGTCGTAGGCCACTGCATCAGCACCAAGGCCGTCGGCTCTGACAAACGCGCTGACATCACAGACCTGTACAAACACCCTGAAG GTTCAGATGAGGAGCGTATTGCCGTGGAGACTGCCTGTCGCTACGGCACCAAGCCGTTCATTTACGCTTCGCCGACGGCGGAGGATGTAAGcttggaggtgaaggtggagggggaggggccacgcATGGGCAGCGACGCCCACCTCAAGATTGCCGTGAAGAACCGGAGCGCACAGACGCGCACTGCCACCCTCCACAGCCAGGTGGCAGTAATGTACTACACGGGCGTGCTGAAGGACACTGTGAAGCGTGAGAAGTTAAATGTGGAGGTGTCGCCTAATGAAG AGAAAATCATAGACTGGGTCCTGCCCTACCAGGACTACAAGAACCTGCTGGTGGACCAGGCGGTGCTGATGCTCACGCTGTCCGGCCGGGTCAGTGAAACGAAACAAGTGCTGGCCTCTCAGACCATCTTCCGACTCCGCACCCCGGACATCAACATCCAG CCTGTCGGAGAGGCTTATGTGGGCCAGCAGGCCTCAGCACAGTTGCAGTTCACCAACCCGCTACCCTGCACCCTCCATAATGTGGTGCTCCACGTGGAGGGCCTGGGCCTGAGGAGCCGCCACCCCATCACCGTGGG TGATGTGGCCAAGCACGCCACGGTCACCGTGACGGACCACTTCATCCCGTCCCTAGCCGGGACCAGGAAGCTGGTGGCGTCCCTGGACTGTAAAGAGCTCACCCAGGTGCACGGCGTGGCCGACATCGTCGTGCGTGAGAGCAAGTGA
- the abhd4 gene encoding (Lyso)-N-acylphosphatidylethanolamine lipase isoform X1 — MYRLQTPRIRPSSGNWSWWPSWRPTSMSLLKSAEAKILACIRNEVWSRFVTLPNQNRIWTLTVTSRTAHKPSNQVASCTPLVMVHGFGGGVGLWIQNLDALSSSRPVYAFDLLGFGRSSRPPFPADASLAEEQFVSSIEQWRQTVGVERMILLGHSLGGYLATSYSIQHPERVAHLILVDPWGFPERAQPPSEGSSQSLEVKRPGPPRWVKAVASVFSLFNPLAIIRAAGPWGPGLVNRFRPDFKSKFEDFFDDNTMSEYLYHCNAQTPSGEVGFRAMTESLGWAKRPMVQRVTLLTPSMPVTMLYGARSWVDSSTGKHVAALRGHSPTRVLLIDDASHHVYADQPEEFNRVVVNICNNVD; from the exons ATGTACAGGTTACAGACCCCGAGAATCAG ACCAAGCTCTGGGAACTGGTCCTGGTGGCCTTCGTGGAGACCCACATCTATGTCTTTGTTGAAGAGTGCGGAGGCCAAGATTCTTGCTT GTATACGGAATGAAGTGTGGTCCCGATTTGTGACGCTGCCGAATCAAAACAGAATATGGACTCTTACAGTGACCAGCAGGACTGCACACAAACCTTCCAACCAAG TTGCCTCCTGCACCCCCCTTGTAATGGTCCATGGCTTTGGAGGAGGGGTTGGGCTCTGGATCCAAAATCTGGATGCTCTCAGCAGCTCGCGGCCGGTCTACGCCTTTGACCTGCTGGGCTTCGGGCGTAGCTCCCGCCCTCCGTTCCCCGCAGACGCTTCATTGGCTGAGGAGCAGTTCGTCAGCTCcatagagcagtggaggcagaCCGTAGGGGTGGAACGCATGATCCTATTGGGCCACAGCCTCGGAGGTTACCTGGCAACATCTTATTCCATCCAGCATCCTGAGAG AGTTGCTCATCTCATTCTGGTGGATCCCTGGGGTTTCCCAGAGAGAGCCCAGCCTCCTTCTGAAGGATCAAGTCAGAGTTTAGAGGTCAAGAGACCGGGACCACCGCGCTGGGTGAAAGCGGTTGCATCTGTCTTCAGCCTCTTCAATCCACTGGCCATCATCAGAGCAGCAGGACCGTGGG GTCCAGGACTGGTAAACAGATTCCGGCCTGACTTCAAGAGCAAGTTTGAGGACTTTTTTGATGATAATACAATGTCTGAGTATCTGTACCACTGTAATGCTCAAACACCCAG TGGTGAGGTGGGATTTAGGGCCATGACTGAGTCTCTGGGTTGGGCTAAGAGACCAATGGTGCAGCGGGTGACTCTGCTGACACCCTCCATGCCGGTCACCATGCTGTACGGAGCTCGCTCCTGGGTGGACAGCTCCACCGGCAAGCACGTAGCTGCCCTCAGGGGCCATAGCCCCACCCGCGTGCTG CTGATTGATGATGCTTCTCATCACGTGTATGCAGACCAGCCTGAAGAGTTCAACCGCGTGGTGGTCAACATCTGCAATAATGTGGACTGA
- the abhd4 gene encoding (Lyso)-N-acylphosphatidylethanolamine lipase isoform X2, with protein sequence MQDENEFEPSSGNWSWWPSWRPTSMSLLKSAEAKILACIRNEVWSRFVTLPNQNRIWTLTVTSRTAHKPSNQVASCTPLVMVHGFGGGVGLWIQNLDALSSSRPVYAFDLLGFGRSSRPPFPADASLAEEQFVSSIEQWRQTVGVERMILLGHSLGGYLATSYSIQHPERVAHLILVDPWGFPERAQPPSEGSSQSLEVKRPGPPRWVKAVASVFSLFNPLAIIRAAGPWGPGLVNRFRPDFKSKFEDFFDDNTMSEYLYHCNAQTPSGEVGFRAMTESLGWAKRPMVQRVTLLTPSMPVTMLYGARSWVDSSTGKHVAALRGHSPTRVLLIDDASHHVYADQPEEFNRVVVNICNNVD encoded by the exons ATGCAAGACGAGAACGAATTTGA ACCAAGCTCTGGGAACTGGTCCTGGTGGCCTTCGTGGAGACCCACATCTATGTCTTTGTTGAAGAGTGCGGAGGCCAAGATTCTTGCTT GTATACGGAATGAAGTGTGGTCCCGATTTGTGACGCTGCCGAATCAAAACAGAATATGGACTCTTACAGTGACCAGCAGGACTGCACACAAACCTTCCAACCAAG TTGCCTCCTGCACCCCCCTTGTAATGGTCCATGGCTTTGGAGGAGGGGTTGGGCTCTGGATCCAAAATCTGGATGCTCTCAGCAGCTCGCGGCCGGTCTACGCCTTTGACCTGCTGGGCTTCGGGCGTAGCTCCCGCCCTCCGTTCCCCGCAGACGCTTCATTGGCTGAGGAGCAGTTCGTCAGCTCcatagagcagtggaggcagaCCGTAGGGGTGGAACGCATGATCCTATTGGGCCACAGCCTCGGAGGTTACCTGGCAACATCTTATTCCATCCAGCATCCTGAGAG AGTTGCTCATCTCATTCTGGTGGATCCCTGGGGTTTCCCAGAGAGAGCCCAGCCTCCTTCTGAAGGATCAAGTCAGAGTTTAGAGGTCAAGAGACCGGGACCACCGCGCTGGGTGAAAGCGGTTGCATCTGTCTTCAGCCTCTTCAATCCACTGGCCATCATCAGAGCAGCAGGACCGTGGG GTCCAGGACTGGTAAACAGATTCCGGCCTGACTTCAAGAGCAAGTTTGAGGACTTTTTTGATGATAATACAATGTCTGAGTATCTGTACCACTGTAATGCTCAAACACCCAG TGGTGAGGTGGGATTTAGGGCCATGACTGAGTCTCTGGGTTGGGCTAAGAGACCAATGGTGCAGCGGGTGACTCTGCTGACACCCTCCATGCCGGTCACCATGCTGTACGGAGCTCGCTCCTGGGTGGACAGCTCCACCGGCAAGCACGTAGCTGCCCTCAGGGGCCATAGCCCCACCCGCGTGCTG CTGATTGATGATGCTTCTCATCACGTGTATGCAGACCAGCCTGAAGAGTTCAACCGCGTGGTGGTCAACATCTGCAATAATGTGGACTGA
- the dad1 gene encoding dolichyl-diphosphooligosaccharide--protein glycosyltransferase subunit DAD1, with protein sequence MSNSVISVISRFLEEYTTTTSNKLKVVDAYLLYILLTGVFQFLYCLLVGTFPFNSFLSGFIACVGSFILAVCLRIQINPQNKGDFLTVSPERAFADFLFAHTVLHLVVVNFIG encoded by the exons ATGTCTAATTCAGTAATCTCCGTCATATCCCGGTTTTTGGAGGAATACACAACCACCACGTCGAACAAGCTTAAAGTGGTGGACGCCTATCTGCTCTACATTTTGCTAACTGGCGTGTTTCAGTTCCTGTATTGCCTGCTGGTTGGCACATTCCCATTTAATAGTTTTTTGTCTGGATTTATTGCCTGTGTGGGGTCGTTTATTCTTGCAG TGTGTCTGCGCATCCAGATTAACCCCCAGAATAAAGGAGACTTCCTGACAGTGTCTCCTGAGCGGGCCTTCGCAGACTTCCTGTTTGCCCACACTGTTCTCCACCTGGTTGTCGTGAATTTCATTGGCTGA